One bacterium genomic window, GATTCGTAAACTTCGCGAGGAAGCAGTCATTAGACCCATGATTAGCAATCTGCGCGGCATTGCTCGATACCGGGAAATTCGTACTAAAGGTGTATCCCGTTATGATAAATCCATCGGTCGTTGGTAGAATTGCCCGACCATAATCATCGGAACTACCACCCAAAAAAGTACTATACGTCAAAGAACTCAGATCCCCGGCTAAAATGCTAACAAAAGCATCACCACCACCATACGGACCAGTACCACCATAGGTGCGCTGGTAGCCACTGGTCGTCACAGGAAAGTTTGCGCTGACTGCGGTTCCAATGACATACACTCCTTGTGTTCCTAATGCGATCCCATACCCCTTTTCGTCCTGTGTTCCACCGAGATAAGTTGAAGCAATTCGATTGGTTAGACTGGAGTCAAACATAGCAATGATCGCATCCCAACTCCCGGAATTCGATTGACGGTAGGCATTGCTGCTGGTTGGATAATTTGAACTATTCGACCAACCGATTATGTAGGGTTCTTTCGCATCTGTAACTGCCATCGCCCAGCACCGGTCGTTCGACGAACCGCCGATATATGTACCGTTCACGATAGCCGAACCGTTCGAGTTGAGTCGAACAAGAAATTGATCGTAACCGCCGTTATGAACGATATCCCAACCTTCGGTCGTACCCGGGAGAAAATCAGAACTTTGCGTTTCCCCGGCTATGAAAGTTTCGCCTTGGTTGTTCGCCTCGGATATACTGTAAGCAGCGTCGGTACTAGCGCCACCGATGTAAGTGCAGAAATAGAGCGAATAACCGTCGCGAGCCATTTTCGCATAAAATGCATCGTAGGTTCCACCATCGAAGGTATTTTGGTATGCGCCGACTGTTACCGGAAAGGTTGTACTTGAGGTGTAGCCACACACATAATGCGCGTTCGAGTTCGTACACATACTTTGGATTTGATCGAGTACATTTCCGCCCAAGTACGTGCCAAAGGCAAGCGGGTCGATCACCAAGGGCAATGTATTATCATAGCCATTGGGAAATGTGAAAGTGACAAACCCATCGGCATCGAGCGAGTAATGCGTTGGCAAAGGAATTTGACGCCCAGTTTCAATCTGATAGGCATAGGGTAGCAATTCACGAACAACGCCCAGCGACGTTTGCAACAACAAATCACCGGAAGCAATATCGACTGATGGTGGTAGTAACAGCGATTCGTAACCCAGTTTGATTGATTCCGGCGAGGCATGTTCCGCTACAACATATTCCACTTTCACACGATTCTCTTCCCAGCGGTACACAACATCGATGCCCTGCCAGACATTTTTGTACACGACACGGTCAAAGTGGCGGCAACCTGGCGCCCATTTCGATTTGTCACTCCCCAAGAGATAATTCGAGACTGTGATTTGAGGGGACTCACCGAGCGGAACTCCCCGGATAACTTCATTCGACTCGTTGAGGAAACGGATGGGAAAAACATGTCCGTTGATTACACCGGACGGATACTCCGGATCGATGTTCTCCGGTGTTGTTGCCTCGGAGTTTGTGACGGTCGCAGAGATGACTTCAACGACAGGTCCGGTAGAGGTAAACCACCACCGAATTCCATTTTCTGAATTTGCCATGAAGTTGACACGGGAATTCCACTGTCCGCGGTTCTCGACGAACCCGGGGGTATTGCCGGTGAATGCAAAAGTGAATTGGGGAATTATGATACTGGTAACAAGTAAAAACAGGGAAACGGGCAGCGTTGCTGCGTTGCGAAGAATCTTGGGAAACATAGCTCAATCCTTTTCATCTGCGATGAGGGCAAAAATCGGTACGCAATTCGTCCGATTATTCATTAGAAACAATTCCAACAAGCAAAAGATACTGTCAATTTTCTCAGGAGGAAAGCCGTTCTCGCACTTTTCAAATTTTTCTCGTATATCTATGCAGTATCTTGATGAGTTTACCGGAATCGAAGTTTTAATCAATTTTTGACGATTCCAACGCTTCGTCGATTTCGTTTCATTTCCGAAGTAAACAAATCGTCGAGAACCAGAAATTCACTCTATAACTACTATCAACCTAGATCTACGAAAGGATAAACAATGGTACAGCATCTAACGAAAGAGAAGTTTCTCGCGGATATTTTCGATTACGAACACGAGCAAGAATGGAAGTACAAGGGAACCCGCCCGGCACTGATTGATTTCTATGCTGACTGGTGCGGCCCATGTAAAATGGTTGCTCCGATTCTTGAGGAACTCTCTAAGAAATACGATGGGCAGGTCGATATCTTTAAGATCGACACCGAAGCCGAACAGGAGTTAGCTTCGGTTTTCGGTATCCGTAGCATTCCCAGTTTGCTGCTGATTCCAATTGCCCGCAAACCGATGATGCAAGTCGGTGCGTTACCAAAGGATGTGTTGGAAGAAGTCATCACGAAGGAATTGCTCGGCATTGGCGCTGAACCTTCGATGAATTAACCACTCATGCAATCGAACTTTGTTAGAATCGGAAGCAAATGGCTTCCGATTTTATTGTTGCTACACTTCGATATTTGAGCGGAATAGTGTGAGGATTTGCTCCAGATTGTCGGGCAATGGTGCAATCAAGTCGAGTCTTCCGCCACGCGAGGGGTGTGGAACATCTAACCGGTGAGCATGGAGAAATTGTCCGTTACACAACTGTAGTGCTTTCGCCGAGAGATTACGCTGAGCAGATGTCAATCGTGCAAGTTGCCGGTTCCTTCCCCCATAGAGCGGATCGCCAAACACCGGATGGCCGATATGGGCAAAGTGAACACGAATTTGATGAGTACGTCCGGTCTCAGGAAAGCAGTGAACCAATGTCCACAAACCGAACCGCTCGACTACTTCCCAATTCGTAACCGCCGCTTTACCATCAGGTACTACAGCGAACAATGCCCGCTCGTATAAATGCCTACCGATGGGAGCGTCGATACGTCCGGTTTTTTTATTGAGATCGCCCCATACCAAGGCGATATAGGTTTTGTGTACGGTGCGGTCGGAGAATGCCTTCGCGAGAATTTGTTGCGCTTGCAGCGATTTAGCCGCCAGAAGAATGCCGCTGGTATCTTTATCGAGCCGATGGATGATGCCGGGTCGTAGCCCTTCAGTATCGCCCCCCGGCAGACCGGGTGAAAGCTCTTCCTGCGTTTTGGATACGTGCCATAATAGCGCATTCACCACGGTACCACTGCGAATCGACTGCGCCGGATGAACCACGATGCCCGCCGGTTTATTGATGGCGATGATCGTTTCATCCTCATAGAGCACATTTAGCGGAATATCTTCAGGAATCAATTCCGGGGCGGGCGGCAGGAACGGTACCCAAAATACTTCATCGTTTGGACGAACCAAATACGAAGCGCGGGCTGGCGCATTATTCACAACGACATTCGCCTCTTCGATCCATGCCTTAACCCGGGACCGGCTCATCCCGGTACGAAAGGCAAGAAAAATATCCAAGCGAGTCGGCGCTTGTCCGGGATCGACTGTCAACGAATTCGATAAATCCGTACCGGCATGCTCAAGTAACTTTTTTACCGATGGATTCTGATGAACATATTTTTTTGGTATACTCGTCATGAAGAAAAATACAATTGTTTTTTTCGAAATGCTAAATAAACATTTTGTAAGTGATACAAAGAAGTTATTTTAGTTGTCTTCTCCGAAACGTCTTCTTTTTTCGTTTGTCTTCGTGTCGATAGCTAATACTGAATCGGCTGCAGTGATTGCCACATTACCCACCAATGGGGTTTGTAATCTCTCGTGAGCATTTTCGATGGTTATCTCAACATCACCGCTGATTCCATTCTTTACTTGCATGATACTGGGTGCTTCGATGCCGCTAAATGACTTAATTGCATTGGTCAAGTTCTGCAATTCGATTTCCTTATCGCTCAATACGGTGCGGGTTGGCAACACAACTTCTAACAAGCGTCGGTGCTCCATCATCTCCCAGCGATCCAATTGACGATGCCGTACTTTCTTCAGAGTCTCGTTGAGATACAACATGAATACCCGTTGCAAATTCGTTGGTTCCAGTTGATCTAAAATGTCTTTACCAAACAACAGCTCCAGTTTTTTTAGCGTTTTTCGAGAACGGTCGACGATTTGCTTATTTTCAGTAATCCGGCTTTTTTGAAAAAACTTTCGGCCCAACGTGAAACTTGAAGGTTTGTTATCATCGCCCGCTTCTATCCGGTCAGCGACAAGTTCATGATTCGCAACAACTTCACAACCACTTAACCGATGAGCAGTTACAGTTACACCCTGTACAGCACAGTTTTCTAAGTTCCCCTTTACCTGAACATCGCTACTTGATGATATCCGGGAGTTCCGAATATTGCCCTTAACGATGACACAGCTGCTGGATGAAACATCGGAATCACGAACATGACCGTTGATAACGACATCGTTCACACCAAAGATGTGCGTTTCTTTTTCAATGTTACCGTCGATAATGATTCCCCGGCGGCTGACGACTACGCTGCCTTTTCGAAGTTTACCTCTAACTTCAACAGTGTTCTCAGAGAATATGTTGGCGACTTCATCTTTTACGTCGACGATATCAACGGGATAAACTGATATTTCAACATGAGTCGGGTAGCAAAAATTGAAGCCAGCGAGTGTTTTCACCCGTTTTACAGTTTGCTTAATCTCGATCTGACCATCGATTTCCGCAGTAATTGACTCGTCGTCTTGCCATAAACGAACTCCTTCTCCGGCAAGCAACTCGATATCGTTACCTTTGCGTTCCGCTAAATATTCACCGCGACATGAATATCCAGGGGTCTTGCTTGATTGGGCTGGTTTTTTACGGCAAATCTGGGCTCCTTTTTTTACTCTGCGTGGAACAATGTAGGACTCTAAACTATTAATCTCATGCGTCACAGGCACTAAGTATTCGATGATGGCATCGACACCTCGACCGGGAAACACTCCCCGCGCAATCTCAAAATTACGAAAATTCGTACGAAGAAATGTTACTTGCAGTTGTAAGTTGCGCACCAACTCCATGTTCAGTGTATCTTTAGCTATCCCAACTTGATTTGCTGCAGTAACGATATCCTCCACAGTAACTGTTTTTAATTTGGAATTCAGTAAGCAGACATCTACAGTAGCCGACATATCGGGATACTCTACTCCATCGGGAGTCATACCGGAAAGGAAGTGGATTACCGGATCGCCACTTTCTTCTTTGATAAAAACGATACGAAAAGTCGCCAATACAAATTCACCGCGAGGAATTTTTTTAATTTGGGCATCATACTCGAAAGCATCGACTGGAATATGATATGAGATTGCGATTCGCTGTTTTATCTCTTTCAGGAGCAAAAGTACTTTTTCTTGTTCTTGGAGAAGCTGTTTAGTAAAAATCGCCTGAACGATCCAGCTATTGGGTGACTCTTGCGTAATAGAAAACCGAACTCCGTTGATAGAAGGTATCGTATCGTTCAGTTTGGATTCGTCAAATGTAATCATGTTGCTAAGTTGTTCTGGATATGATGTTAAGTAAACACCACTACGTTAATCAGGAAATATTAACCAAGCATTTTGAGGAAGTCGAAGTAATGAATCCATCGGGCGAGCCCCTGCTCGCCCGATGAAATCAAGGAGATCAGTTTTCTAAAGTGCTGACGCGATGATACAGGTTTTCACAATTTCCATCGCAGTAGCGCCGCGGGAGAGATCGAATGCCGGTTTCGATAATCCCTGCGATACCGGACCAACCGCTTCTGCTCCCGCTAACTTATTCACCAGTTTGTAACCGATGTTTCCGCTATTCAAATCCGGGAACACTAATACATTCGCTTTTCCAGCAACCGGGCTGCCCGGTGCTTTACTCGCGCCTACTTTCGGAACGATAGCGGCATCAAGCTGCAGCTCTCCGTCGATTGCCAGATTCGGTGCCATTTCCTTCGCAATGGCAACCGCTTTCCGGACAGCGTCAATCGCCGGACCTTCGGCACTGCCTTTGGTCGAATAGGCAAGAAACGCTACCATCGGCGTTTCGCCGGTCAATTTTTGGTGGGTATCAGCGGCGGCAACACCTATCGATGCTAATTCTTCTGGATTCGGAGTGGGGACATAAGCGGGATCACTAAATGTAAACAGTCGTCCGTCTGGCATAACCATTAAAAAGCTACTCGAAAGTACTTTCATACCCGGCGCAAGACCGATTAACTGTAACGAGGCACGTACGGTGTCGGCGGTCGGGTGTGCACAACCGGCAACACTGCCATGAGCTTCCCCTTTACGCACTAACATCGAACCATAGAATATGCAGTGTTGTAACTGCTTGTCGATTTCATCGCGAGTCGGATCAGGGTTGTTCTTACCTTTCGCGCGTGCCTTCTCGGTAGCCTTCTTGCGCAATGTCCAATACTCGTCGACGTATTCGTTCCACTTGGGATCGGTGTGATAATCGCGAAAGAGTGCTCCATCCAACACGAAATTCAGTTCTTTTGCCTTGGCACGAATAGCTGCTTCATCGCCGATCAATAACGGAACACAAAATCGTTCTTTTAATAAAATGTGTGCCGCTTCGATAACACGCGGGTCGCTACCTTCGGGTAATGCAATAATCGCCTGCTTTTTGCGGGCTTCTTCATTCAGCCGGACAAACGGGTCCATAAAAAATCTCCTGTGGCGGGTCAACCTGATTGGGGTTTAGCGGATGGTCGGTCTGCACAAATCGTTGCGGTATTTCTGCCAACGATTGCACATCCTAATGTTCTCCATCGAAAAAAGGGCGAAGAATTCTCGCCCCTTTTAAGATACAAAGCAACTTGTTATTTCGCAATTTCGCGTTGCTTTGCCCGCTCAGTTTCCATCTTCAGCAGGAATTCTTCAAGCCAAACCGCAACCCCTTGTTCAATTGCGGAGGGGCAGGAAAAATCGGCTAAAGCTTGAATTTCCGGGCAGGAATCCTCAACTGCTACCGAATAGCGCGCTTCGTCCATCATCGCATAATCGTTGGGAGCATCGCCAAATGCGATACCCGTGTTCCAACTCCAACCGAATCGTCCAAGGATTGCATCGATCCCGGTTTTCTTGGTTACTCCAACCGGCATTACTTCGACATAATCGATGTTATCAGTTTTATAGAGGGTCGGTCGAATCACCTCTTGATCGGATGCATATTCTAACAGCTTTGTTTCGGTTCGATTAATCGAATCGGGTGTGCCAATAGCGAGAAATTTATTAACACCGGATCGAACCACATAATCCAATTTTCCCACCGAGTCGGGTTTATGCGATGCATGGGAGGTGTGCCGCTCTGCAAACTCCGTCCACTCGTCGTAATGGTAGTGGTCTCCTGCCTCCATCAGAATCGCTCCGGGATTTCCCGCTCGCATGGCATCTAATACTCGAGTCGCTGTTGCTGCATCCATCCGGATGTCGCGTAGCCGTTCACCATCTGGTGCTTCGGCATAGCCGCCGTTGTAAGACACCAGTGCAATCTCGCGGCCGATTTGGGCGATTACTGAGCGAGTAGAGCGTGGCGGTCTTCCGGTTGCGATGATTACTTTGTAACCGCTGTCAATTGCCTTTCGTAGCGCATCTCTGGTGCGATCCGGTAACAATCGATCCGGGCCGATTAACGTTCGATCCAAATCGAACGCCATCCAACGCAAATCCAATAACGATGTAGTCTGAATCATTGAAACATCTCAATTCTTTTTGTAGTTGTCGACAACTGTAACATATCTCCTCCCGCTCACTCCAACAAGAAGGGCGGACACTGCTCGCCCGCCCTTCTTTGATATCGGATTTGAGCGAACGTTACTTCATGAGTAACGCTTTATGAGTGGAAACAGTACCAGCAGCTTCCATCCGAACGATGTACATACCAGCGGCGACATTGCTGGCATTCCATTGCAGCGAGTGAAATCCAGCAGTATAATTTTTCTCACCAAGATTGGCAACCAATCTACCGGAAACATCATATACCGAAAGTTTCACTTCGCTGGAGCGTGGCAATGAGAAAGCAATCGTCGTTGAAGGATTAAATGGATTCGGATACACCGATTGAATTTGGAAATCTGTGGGGAGGGCCCCATCAGTCTCCTCGCCAACTGCGGTATTACGGAATGCTGTTAGTACTCGGCTTAAGAATGCCCAACGAGTTATTGTAGAAGCGCTGCCATGTATCGATTCCACCGGGAATCCGCAATAGACCAAACGAATTCGATTAGCGACAGAATAGCTAATCGCACCAGTGTTGCCGTTGGTGTAGTTCCAGCGGGCAACCGCACCGCCAACCGGAGTAAGCGCATTGCTGGAGGAATAGTTCCCAGCACCGCTTGATCCGACTAACAGAAGATTTCCGCCACCGGACAAGGCATCGCCAGCGATACCATTAGCGCGGGTTTGACTACTACTCGCAACATAAGTTGCATGCAATACATTCTGATGGAAGGAAGATGAGCCAATTTCTTCCCCAATCTCTTTTCCGGAAAGTAACAACCGTCGGTTGTTATTCATGATCCAAGAGATCGCGGTTTGCTCCGCAGTTGTAATCGTGTTGGTCGTGGCATCGCCGGTAAACCAGATGAAGTCGTAGTAACGCGACATATCGCTGGAAGTCGGCACCCCTTGGGTTGCAATATTCCAATAATCATACGATTCGCCAAGGGAGTCGAGAGCGACTTTATAGTAGTTTTCGTAAGTCGCGCCATTGTCGTCGTCTATCAACATCGTGTTGCCATACCCAAGCATGAAGTCATAATTGAAAGTTTGGGTATAACGTAGATCGTTTGGATTCAAACCGGATACGCGAAGCGTAAAGTTTGTGCGATGCGATGGTGAACCCGCATTGAAACGGAAACGGATTGCTCGGGTTTCACCGTTGTTTCCCGATAATACATCGCCAATCCAAACCGAGTCGCTTAAAACAGTAATTGTTGGATCGGTCGAAATGAATCGTAAAGTTGTGCTGTAGGAATCGGTTCGATCACCGGCATTCGAGAACCTGACGATCAGATTAATGGTTTCGCCAGCTTCGATTCGCCCATTACCGTTTCCTTGTCCGGCGATTGTATCGCGGGCATAAACTGTATCAAGACTAAGTAATGGAAAGCGGCTTGAAACGGCAGCCCCGATATCGACTCTTCCGACACCTAATTGACCGATGTAGCCTGGATTTTGAGCATCGATATTAGTGGCAGTTTCCATCAGTATCGTACGAACATCCAGATTCGAAGCACCGGGCATCACGCTCCAAAGCATCGCCACGCAACCGGCAACTACTGGAGATGCCATTGATGTTCCTTGGGCATTATCATAAGATGTGGTCGATGTGTTGACAGTAGACCAAATTGTTTCGCCGGGTGCGCTGATGTTTACCCAAGTGCCGTAATTTGAAAAGCTTGCTTTATCATCGCCGGAACCAGTTGCGGCAACAGCAATGGAATTGGTATAACCACCGGGGTAGTGTCGACTGGAAACGTTGTCATTTCCAGCAGCCCCTACGACGACCAACCCACGATTCCATATCGTTGTTATCGAGTTTTGTTCGTTTTGGGAATACTGGGAACCACCCCAACTGTTGTTTATAATGTTGGCACCATACAAACTTGAGTAGCTCATAGCTGAGAAGCCGTGGGCACTGTTTATCAGGTTCGGGTTATTTGCAACGGCACAGCGATTCGCCATGATTTTCGAGACACGGGCAGGAGATGCCACCCCGATGCCATTATCGGTTCGAGCTGAGGCACAACCAGCAACGTGGGTGCCATGTCCGCCATCAGGCCAAGGGAATGGATCCTGAGGATTATTATCGGAACTCGTCCAATCCCACCCGTAGAAATCATCAACGCGAAGGTTCCCATCGTCGTCGATTCCGTTGATTTCCGAGGTTTGGATTATGCCGTCGCCATTCAAGTCTTCACCGGGGTTTACCCAACGGTTGTTGATTAAATCCTGATGGGTATGCTCGACCCCGCTGTCGATAATCGAAATCACAATCGTCGAGTCTCCGGTAGTGTAGTCATACGCTAACGGGGCATGAATTGTGCTGATATGCCATTCAGCCGAAAAATAGGGGTCATTGGGGACGCGATCTACTTTTCGATAGAAATTTGGTTCTGCGAATCCAACAAAGGGTAATGATTGTAATTCTTCAACAATCTTGTCGATTGAGTTTTCAGTTGGGAAGTGGAGTAAAAATGTCCAACGTAAATCAATGGGGCATTTTTCGGTCGGAGCAATTTCCCACGGCACTAAGTTCTTTGCAAAGTAAACGCCGTACTTAGCGAAAATTGCATCGAGGGAAGCATCACCGAGTTGTACCGGTTCGCCTTTTGGATTATAAGCATCGGGGAACGAGCGGTTAAACTTAACAACAGTTTGTCCTAAAAACCGTTCACTACCGGGATCGATCACATCGGTTGGCCGATATCCATTTTCAGGACCGCCTTGCGGGGGAATTGCCAGCGCAACACCCGCCAGACAAGTTAGCGCCAATAGCCAGAGAGTACTCCGTTTCATTGCGGTCTCCTATTCTCTTTTGTTACCAAGTGTCTGAAGACGGTTCTCGTTCATTGGGTCTTCGACACCACTAATGAATAGTAAATGTACTTTCCATCGTTTACGAATGCAATTGTTACAACTTGCCAGTAATATGGTGCGGTAACGCACATCGGGAAGTAGAAATTAAGCGTATTTTACACCAACTTGCATCATTTACTCTCGTATTTCAGGGGAGTAGCATCTTTCATTGGGCATGACTGGATTTATCTTATGGAAATCCTTATATTTCCTATTGGATTTGTCTACACGATTTGAATGCTAAGAAAGGGTAACCAGATGGATCTCGTTACAACACTTCCCAGTACGGGAGATATCGCAACACACATCGTCGAGTTAAACACCGAACGATACGGAGCCAAGTTTCGCACAATGGTTCGGCTTAGTAACGGCGAAGAACATGAAGCTATTGCGGACAATCCCCAAGAATCCGAGTCGCAAATCATGAAGTCCCTGTCGATTGCCGGCTGGAACGTAGGATTATTTTAAATATTGGCATGAAGCGATTCAAAGAGACCACGATGATTTCGTGGTCTTTTTTTTGCAACCTAAACCATCATCGCTGCCACTAAAACAGTGAACTGCTAACTGGTCAATCGTCACTTTTACAACTCGAAGAGAACACTATGTCCGAACAACCCACTATCCAACTCCTCCCCATTGAAGAATGGGAACTAAAGATAAAAGCTTTTTCCCCGGTCAAATTACTGGATGTTGCCACAGGTCACGGTGGCTTTCTATTCCAATTATTGGATTGGTTTCCGAATGGAAAATCGTTTTTGGGTATTGATCTCTTACCGAAAGCAATTGAACATGCCAAAAACACAATCGCAACCGATGAGCGGTACCGGGTAGAAGTTGTGGACGCCCATGCAATGGACTATCCGAGCGAATCGTTCGATGTCGTTGCAATTTCCAATTCGCTCCACCATATGTTAGTTCCCTCAACCGTATTAAACGAGATGTATCGGGTTCTACACCGAAATGGATTACTCATCGTGTTTGAAATGTTCAGCAATGAACAAACCGAAACGCAAATGACCCATGTTCTCTTTCACCGTTGGTGGGCGAAAGTCGATTCCGAGCTTGGTGTTCCCCATTTTCCGACATTTACAAAACAGAAGATTGTCGATCTGATATCGCGTCTGCCATATTCTGCTTGCTGGATTTCGGAGTTTGCCGATTTGCGAATCGAAGCACACGACTCTGGGATTGTCGATCGTTTGCGCACTTCGGTACCTCAGTATTTGGAGCGAGCGAAGGGGCTTGCCGATTTCGTCGAAATCCA contains:
- a CDS encoding RluA family pseudouridine synthase, whose translation is MTSIPKKYVHQNPSVKKLLEHAGTDLSNSLTVDPGQAPTRLDIFLAFRTGMSRSRVKAWIEEANVVVNNAPARASYLVRPNDEVFWVPFLPPAPELIPEDIPLNVLYEDETIIAINKPAGIVVHPAQSIRSGTVVNALLWHVSKTQEELSPGLPGGDTEGLRPGIIHRLDKDTSGILLAAKSLQAQQILAKAFSDRTVHKTYIALVWGDLNKKTGRIDAPIGRHLYERALFAVVPDGKAAVTNWEVVERFGLWTLVHCFPETGRTHQIRVHFAHIGHPVFGDPLYGGRNRQLARLTSAQRNLSAKALQLCNGQFLHAHRLDVPHPSRGGRLDLIAPLPDNLEQILTLFRSNIEV
- a CDS encoding phosphate acetyltransferase, whose protein sequence is MDPFVRLNEEARKKQAIIALPEGSDPRVIEAAHILLKERFCVPLLIGDEAAIRAKAKELNFVLDGALFRDYHTDPKWNEYVDEYWTLRKKATEKARAKGKNNPDPTRDEIDKQLQHCIFYGSMLVRKGEAHGSVAGCAHPTADTVRASLQLIGLAPGMKVLSSSFLMVMPDGRLFTFSDPAYVPTPNPEELASIGVAAADTHQKLTGETPMVAFLAYSTKGSAEGPAIDAVRKAVAIAKEMAPNLAIDGELQLDAAIVPKVGASKAPGSPVAGKANVLVFPDLNSGNIGYKLVNKLAGAEAVGPVSQGLSKPAFDLSRGATAMEIVKTCIIASAL
- a CDS encoding S8 family peptidase encodes the protein MKRSTLWLLALTCLAGVALAIPPQGGPENGYRPTDVIDPGSERFLGQTVVKFNRSFPDAYNPKGEPVQLGDASLDAIFAKYGVYFAKNLVPWEIAPTEKCPIDLRWTFLLHFPTENSIDKIVEELQSLPFVGFAEPNFYRKVDRVPNDPYFSAEWHISTIHAPLAYDYTTGDSTIVISIIDSGVEHTHQDLINNRWVNPGEDLNGDGIIQTSEINGIDDDGNLRVDDFYGWDWTSSDNNPQDPFPWPDGGHGTHVAGCASARTDNGIGVASPARVSKIMANRCAVANNPNLINSAHGFSAMSYSSLYGANIINNSWGGSQYSQNEQNSITTIWNRGLVVVGAAGNDNVSSRHYPGGYTNSIAVAATGSGDDKASFSNYGTWVNISAPGETIWSTVNTSTTSYDNAQGTSMASPVVAGCVAMLWSVMPGASNLDVRTILMETATNIDAQNPGYIGQLGVGRVDIGAAVSSRFPLLSLDTVYARDTIAGQGNGNGRIEAGETINLIVRFSNAGDRTDSYSTTLRFISTDPTITVLSDSVWIGDVLSGNNGETRAIRFRFNAGSPSHRTNFTLRVSGLNPNDLRYTQTFNYDFMLGYGNTMLIDDDNGATYENYYKVALDSLGESYDYWNIATQGVPTSSDMSRYYDFIWFTGDATTNTITTAEQTAISWIMNNNRRLLLSGKEIGEEIGSSSFHQNVLHATYVASSSQTRANGIAGDALSGGGNLLLVGSSGAGNYSSSNALTPVGGAVARWNYTNGNTGAISYSVANRIRLVYCGFPVESIHGSASTITRWAFLSRVLTAFRNTAVGEETDGALPTDFQIQSVYPNPFNPSTTIAFSLPRSSEVKLSVYDVSGRLVANLGEKNYTAGFHSLQWNASNVAAGMYIVRMEAAGTVSTHKALLMK
- a CDS encoding HAD family hydrolase, translated to MIQTTSLLDLRWMAFDLDRTLIGPDRLLPDRTRDALRKAIDSGYKVIIATGRPPRSTRSVIAQIGREIALVSYNGGYAEAPDGERLRDIRMDAATATRVLDAMRAGNPGAILMEAGDHYHYDEWTEFAERHTSHASHKPDSVGKLDYVVRSGVNKFLAIGTPDSINRTETKLLEYASDQEVIRPTLYKTDNIDYVEVMPVGVTKKTGIDAILGRFGWSWNTGIAFGDAPNDYAMMDEARYSVAVEDSCPEIQALADFSCPSAIEQGVAVWLEEFLLKMETERAKQREIAK
- the trxA gene encoding thioredoxin, translated to MVQHLTKEKFLADIFDYEHEQEWKYKGTRPALIDFYADWCGPCKMVAPILEELSKKYDGQVDIFKIDTEAEQELASVFGIRSIPSLLLIPIARKPMMQVGALPKDVLEEVITKELLGIGAEPSMN
- a CDS encoding FapA family protein; translation: MITFDESKLNDTIPSINGVRFSITQESPNSWIVQAIFTKQLLQEQEKVLLLLKEIKQRIAISYHIPVDAFEYDAQIKKIPRGEFVLATFRIVFIKEESGDPVIHFLSGMTPDGVEYPDMSATVDVCLLNSKLKTVTVEDIVTAANQVGIAKDTLNMELVRNLQLQVTFLRTNFRNFEIARGVFPGRGVDAIIEYLVPVTHEINSLESYIVPRRVKKGAQICRKKPAQSSKTPGYSCRGEYLAERKGNDIELLAGEGVRLWQDDESITAEIDGQIEIKQTVKRVKTLAGFNFCYPTHVEISVYPVDIVDVKDEVANIFSENTVEVRGKLRKGSVVVSRRGIIIDGNIEKETHIFGVNDVVINGHVRDSDVSSSSCVIVKGNIRNSRISSSSDVQVKGNLENCAVQGVTVTAHRLSGCEVVANHELVADRIEAGDDNKPSSFTLGRKFFQKSRITENKQIVDRSRKTLKKLELLFGKDILDQLEPTNLQRVFMLYLNETLKKVRHRQLDRWEMMEHRRLLEVVLPTRTVLSDKEIELQNLTNAIKSFSGIEAPSIMQVKNGISGDVEITIENAHERLQTPLVGNVAITAADSVLAIDTKTNEKRRRFGEDN
- a CDS encoding class I SAM-dependent methyltransferase, with the translated sequence MSEQPTIQLLPIEEWELKIKAFSPVKLLDVATGHGGFLFQLLDWFPNGKSFLGIDLLPKAIEHAKNTIATDERYRVEVVDAHAMDYPSESFDVVAISNSLHHMLVPSTVLNEMYRVLHRNGLLIVFEMFSNEQTETQMTHVLFHRWWAKVDSELGVPHFPTFTKQKIVDLISRLPYSACWISEFADLRIEAHDSGIVDRLRTSVPQYLERAKGLADFVEIQRESVELLKRLERVGVHPATQILIALKK